TTGTACAGATCGATGCCACGTCTACGGTAGCTCTATGCTTTGACGGGCGATGCTGTGATTGGTCCAAGAACAAAATTTTTTGCATCTTGATAGGAATCTGAggatcatatttttttattgatctACGAAGTCGTTTTGTGCGATTACATCTTCGTACActtcaattatatatattgatttttgaacaaaaaaagttatcaatttTATGAGGCCGATGATAATTAGTTTACAATTGGAATTACCATCTGAAATTCTTTGATGTGAATTTACTGACTTTCCTCAGGCTTCAacatttatctattttatattattcaaaagaaattttaacatttaatttaaagttaattgaattttattaaaaattcattgaaaaaaattattgaaagttAAGTGGGAACGGAAATAATTTGTttgtctctatttttttttcttttgtgtgGACCAATGCCACGTCGATGGTAGCTCTTGAAGACTTTTGACCGGCGAGTTACGATTGGTCTGAGAAAAACTATTTTAGTTTAGTTGAGACTGATATTCTACAATGCTTATTTCACTCATGCATGTTGTAGTTTCATTACTGATCATATTAGTTTACTAATCTGTTCTTTCGATATGTAAAAACAACTGGTATGGACCAAATTACAAGAAAACATGTATGGGATATTTTAGAGAATGCTAAGAGAGGGCGTGCGATCGTCCTAACAACACATCTAATGGAAGAAGCTGACATTTTAAGTGATCAGATTAGAATTATGGCGAAGATAAGCTACGCTGCATTGGAACCTCAATTAGACTGAAATCACGTTTTGGGACGGGCTTTATTGCTAATGTGAGCCAAACACAGCAAACCAAATCAAGACTCTAAATATTGGTGGCAATCGGATGTAAGGTAATGTCAAtcgtatatattttttgaatttaaccTCAGCcaaaaatatcttttttgaaTTTAACCTCAGGCAAAAAgattgttatttttgaataaaaaattttaaaaaaagttttcacccactaatttctcataaaatttctcataaaccaaaaattcagttatatagccacattttatatagaatagatgttGTAAACAAAACTTTTATTTAATcctttaaaataaaagataatatttaatttaattcaaattcaaTATAAATATCATATAACTGATTAACTGAAATTtgttatatcattttatttaacATAATCTTTTTATTAAGTACAttactttataatatatttaattaaataattaaaagataataCTTAATTTCATttgatttattttcataataaaataatcaaacaaaattaacaTGAGCCTTTATATGACACCCTACACGTGTAGGTCCTATTTTAAGGTCCaaaattagttttttaattttactacaaataagatttattatttatttgccaataaaataattgattaattttcattaatcTCTTATTGTAcaaggattaaaataaatattatattcagtaaaataatatatttttctcaattatactatttaagaataatattatatttaactgctaattaatatagttttatcaaagaaaataaaatagttaaatACTATTTAATTACACAATTCAtaattgttataattatttaaaattataattttcataaattactattttccCTTAAGAATTATTTCTCATAGAAATTAATTCTTACTTGAATTTTCTCATCATATTAAACCTtgggcattttacaattttctatacattattttaattaattacaaaatatgtgcaaaaaaacttattatcattttctcatacacttttatatataattaaaaactttttttcaattttttttataatatatatatatatggtaataattattgattagtatatatatggtaatattggttatgtttatttttatgtttacaataataataaacatactaataatataaaacattttatatgtgtgtttattggctatgtttatttttatgtttacaattataattatatattttttatatgtgtttattttattttctattaattaaacatactaatttaataagcaaaataataatattcacataagtttattatatcactctacgtgtattatgtttatttttttaataattttttagaaaataaataataatatatatatataaaaaaaattgtttatctttatctttttctttgtttattaattgtgtcgtgtttatttttttttaattaaataatttttggaatttataaagttatgtttgtttatttattttttgatgtaagaattatacttcaatagaAAACTCGTTtactaactcattagaaaataatcaatgtatagaaacaatagaaagaaaatatacttattttagtatagtataaattgactatgtctatttttatgtttacaattataataaacatactaataatataaaatactttgtatatatatgtttattttgttttctatttattaaacatactactttaataaacaaaataataatattcacatatgtttattatatcactctacgtgtcatgtttatttttagtaattttaagtattgatttatattttatataaattaatgtttataattttgatattgtattttattaaaaaaaatcttattaaattataataattcatactaaaatagataataaacatttatcttttaataaaaaaatatttaacttgtttatttttataaatctgtttaattaattttacgaaattgtttattttgaggtttaataaacatagtaaaaatgtatggtttcatgtaataagttttcaaaatgtataaatttttaaaataatttttttttgcacattttttgtaattattttatttttgttgtacatttatgaaaaaagcccttAAACCTTCCCTTGTACAATGTTGTATAAAGGTGACTTAGAGACTATGTACCTATATTTTGAAGCTCCAAAAATACTTGATTATTATTGATTTGATTAATAGAATAATCTtgtttattaattctattattactccactataaatataaaattacactCTTTGACAATATAGAATTAAATTTATAGAATTCTTACTAGTAGTctattgatataatcaatataagtTGTTCTCCCTCCAATTATTAGTTCATAATTAGAGTTGGTCTAAATTACCATTTTACTCTTCTAATTATCTCTTGACTCCTTATGTATCATTAATGCAAAGTGAACAGTTAATCTAtaatctaataatatatttggaTCCAACTGTTAGCACTCCTAAAATTAACACTATATGGGAACTAATATTCGATCCTTTCGGAAAGTTTGAATTCTATTATTGTATAACATGTTTTCACCAACTCAAGTCATTAAGATCCCAAAACAGAAATTGTAAGAGTCATCTTCTttgagaaactttaacgagtgaatcaaagaactcAATGAACACAAATAGGAGTTTATGTATACCCATGATTCAGACATATCTACTAATGATCATCATTGTGATATGAATAATTCTTTCATAATAAACGACATATTGATGAAAGATATTATTACATATCGGTGCCGTCATGTATAGTTAAATAATACACAACACCTTTGCTACATGTTTATCCACATATGTGATGATCTGAATCAAAATCACATACTAAAGTATAGTGTATAGTAAATTGTACTTAGTAGTTATGTATTAAAGATTCTTTTACTTGAATACACTACCGACTAGTTTTATTCATATTGTATAATCTTAATTCTCTTGTACGACCTTACAAGATTATACCTTCTCCATATGAATAAGAAATTTTcagatatttatatattatacttttataattaatatataaatataatatcttATATAATTGTATTTCATGTATTCTATAATATATTATCCATTAATTACTTACTTTTAGGgtataaattccaacaataaaCTCTACATTTCAATTGAAATATCTTGCCTTACGTTTTTCTTGGGCTTGAAAATAGGTCACGCATCTGTAGGCATTTCTATTTCTCAACGATCATTGACATTACAATTGTTAAATGATACAGGTTTTTTGGGAACCAAAGTGCCTTTCACACCCATAGAACCCCATATCAAACTTGGTAAAGATGTTGGTAATCCTCTCCCTCATCCAACTATGTATAGACGACTTATTGGTAAGCTCATTTACTTATCTATTATTCGTCTGAATATAATGTAAATACTCTCAATCAATACTTATATGATCCTAAAACTTTCCATCTTCATGTTGTGCATCTTATATTACAATATAGGCACTTCAGGTCAAGGTgtctttttttattcaaattctCAAACTATCTTAATTAAGTGCCTTTCCTGATTCTAATTTCAAAGATGTAGAAGtacatcttaatttttttttttttatgcaaaTTGGGGTTTTTGCATTGATACTCACAGGTCAATTAGTGGATATCGATATTGCTTCTTTTTTTGTCAATTTGTCATCCCTTGGAAGTCCAAGAAGCCCACAGTCTCCAAATCTTCTGTTGAAGCCCAGTACAGAGCAATGGTTATTGCCACATATGAGATAGCATAGCTTCTAGCATTATTAAAAGATTTTGGTATCAATCACACTAGTCCACCCATTATTTACTGTGACAATACAACAACTATACACATCTTCAAAaactcagtttttttttttttttttttttttttatgagcgGACAAAGCACATTAACATTGATTATCACATTTTTTGGGAGAAGATAGATCCAACAAGGGTGCCTCAAATTCTTCATGTCTCTACAAAGAATAATATTGTAGACCTATTAACCAAACCTCTCTTTCCCAATCAATTCAAAACTGTTGTATCCATGAATGTTCATAATTTATACACTTTATCTTGAGGGAGGTGTATTAAATTGGACTATTTTGTGTAATGGGCCTAAGTTATTGGGCTTTTCTCTTTGGTTTGCCGTATATCTATATTTATTTGTATAGACTTTTTCAATTaggagaataatataaaatacattttGTACTCTAATAAAAATAGAATGATTTGTATCATAgtgttttaaattaatattcctTACCAGGACTTgtagtttttcttttattgatcgCATTCTCAGCAATATTAAACCCTTTTTTATTTGAATGTATTGGTTGGTACTATAATTCAACAACAATAAAAGGAAATAATTAGGtggaataatatatatttaataagatCAAATAAGAACCGAACTCGAATATATAGTATAGTGCAAAATGCAAATGAATATGCATGcagtttttattttgatttaaacCAAACAACTGAACATTGAACAATGTACAATACATAAAGCAAACAGTATTGTGTTGTCACGCACTACTTGTCTGTACTATATAGTATAGAATCACATTGTTCACAACAAGCCAAGAAATAGCCTATATATGGAACGAGAGAGAGCAGAGCCTAACTACGCAACAATCAAAACACACCATcaattcataaaatatatataatatatagatagagATAGAGTAGAGTAGAGTAGACTTAGGGTCGCATCGCATCATATGTCACttgcattatttttttattagcttTGTCATGAACATATTGTAATATTACTCGTTCATGTTATTGATAGTGGCTAACTAACGGCGGAAGCTGACGGGTCGAACTTCACGTTGGAGAGCGTCAACCTCATCGTCACGGAGCTTAACGGCGGTGTAGGTAGCAGCACCTGCCAAGGCCCCAAGTGTTGGTGCCACCAAGAATACCCACAGTGCTTTGTAGTTACCTGCAGCCACAGCAGGGCCTAGTGTCCGAACTGGGTTCATTGAACCTCCACTTGCCGGCCTGCATCCATGAAtctcattatatatttatattattccaAATTAACTACTAATTAGCTCTAATTAATAATAACTCTCCATTATTGTAGAGAGACTTGAAAAACAATTACGTACGTGAGTACTACTTTAAATTTGTATTTTCACCTCCAAATTTGTACTACTTTAAATTATTGTACCAATAATAGAGTTAATATATGTATTCTATCTGACAAGTCAGATATTTTGACTTAACAGTTTTCTTTTCTTCATATCTAGCTGATTGACTGATTTGATTCTTTTAATCCCACCACTCATAGCTAGTCTCAGGGACTCAGATACAACGACATGCCAAAAGTTCTTTATTGCTTGTATTAAAAAATAAgttaattattattcttttctaaagtatcattattatatttttaatgcaACAAGACTTTTGATTccttaatttttcttaatttttcttagagttgtacatcaaaccgctcaaaccgtcCGCACTgcaaaaaaaatgtggtttgaaattcttcgcgCTGCGGtagcggtttgaatttttcccaaaccgcgcggtgcggtgcggtttgcggttttgaattattaaaccgcgattcaaaccgcaccgcaccgcatcttttaaaatttcaatttttatatttattttattaagcccATATATATGAGCCCAACCCAAGCCTATAAATCTTAGggcaaaatccataactcttcTCAAACCCTCTCTTCGTAGCAACAAATTAACCCAAGCCCATACATGTGTATTAAAATTTGGAGTtggaagtttgtgtttgttttatttttaatctattgatgtaagtatgttagttgtacatttatattgttgttggaacttaattagtttcaagtttgttattttgatttaggtgtgttgtttaaactttaaaaagattattgacttattgttgttgttataatttttattagtctcaagtttgttgtatttttttaagtgttttggaataattatattaatgatagtttaattattttatgatggtttaaaaaaaaaaaattgtgatagttcaaaccgcaaaaaccgcaccgcaccgcatcattttttggggtgcggtttttgcggttttttagcgggtgcggtttggaaaattaaaaaactgcatgtgcgggttggtttgaaaaaatggttaaaaactgcaccacccgcaccgcgaacactcCTAATTTTTCGTGATAATATGCTGTCATCAGTATCATTACTCCATACTGATTCCAACCAAcatttacttttttttgttttaacaaccaTTCGAGCTTTTAGTAATAATGTCACCTAAAATCTATTTACTTAACAAATAAGTTTTAGTgtcaaaagaagaaaataaagaatGTTACCCTGCAATAAGAATGTTTAGCATAACTGTAGCACCAACTGCAATACCGGCCAACTCTCCCACCTATTAAAACATACGCACATTCTTATTAATTTGATAAGATTAATTAACCAAAGAAGTAGTtaaatgagtatatatatatatatgtaccgCGCGCGTGTCGGTAGCAACAGCAGTAACAACGAACAAGAGATTAAAGGTAATAACAAACTCGAGCACAAAAGCCTGGCCGAGGCTGGTGGAAGGAACAGTAACGCCACCGGACATGAAAGGATGGAACACAGCTTTGAGAAGAAAGGAAGCACAGATTGAACCAGACACTTGGGCCAAGATGTAACCGGGCACATGGGCCCAAGGGAAGTGGCGCAGAGCTGCGAAAGCTAAGGTCAGAGACGGGTTCAAATGGGCCCCCGAGATGTGGCCCGTCGACAGTATCACTATCATCACCGCAAGCCCAGCGCAGGCTGCGTTACCAATCAGAGTCTCTGCACCGTTGTACTTTTGGTTCACTATTGGCCCTGCTGTTGCTGCGAATATCAGTATGAACGTTCCCACAAACTCTGCTCCTAGCTGCATATACACATATTCTTATAAATAATGTAACAATCATAGTCCATCCATGGCCCTGTAAAATTAATCtgtttctataaatatattaatttaatttaagtgtaCCTTGCGAGTGAGCGAGACATTAGGAGTGGGGAAATCGGTGAGGCAAGAGTGAGGCTCACCCCAGGTTGGGGCGCTCACTGGCAAGCACTTGCATCTCGGCATCGATTTCCGATCATATGATAATGAGTCTATTCTGTATGATGATATTAATGGAGCTGGAGTCCCTGGAGTTGCCGGAGCCGACGCTGCCGTTGGTGATCCTATCTCTGTTTctggcattttttttttctaatgtttTGATATCTTTGAtgagactattttttttttttttggggatttttttattaataaataaaaagggtagaaatttatgaattgaAAGGACAGACTTTACAtgtttttaaagatttttttaaagGTTTTCTCTAAGGAATTGAATTAACTACCGCCAGTGTGTTGGGTAGTATAACTATATACTGAATTTAATTATAGCTAATTACTTAGAGaattgtaaatataaatttcaaaCATGTAAacatcaaaactttttttttttttggttttataGAAAGAAGAGATAATAAGAGATATTACTACATGCTTTGAAGGCTTTTATAAATGTTTTGGTTAAGGAATAGGTAAAATATTGAGGAAGTGAGCCAGGCTTTTCACAGACTAGATAAATATGATTTCGTATGAGTTTTTGATGAAGATCATGGAGTGGAAGAACGAATTAGAAATATGCAGAAGAAAAGTGAATCATAAACAAAAGATGTAAAGAAATGAAGATGAAGACGAAGAaagtataataataattgaagCAAGGTAGAACAGAACGAGTGTGATGAAAAGAGAGGCAACGGAAGCTATTCTTATAGAGTGTAGGCTTATAGCAGTATATCAGTATATGATACTTTTCTTCACCAAaatattatcaataataattgttcaaaaaaaaaaattatataattataagaaAGTCTTTTTATACCATAATCTCCCCACTTTACTTTGACTAAATTACACAACTCAGCAATAATTTTACTATGTAACTAGAATTTCTAAAAGCTATCAAAATTTAGACAAACagacatgattttttttaaaaaaaaaaaaatcacaagcACACATAATTAAACTACTCAaaactattattaattataaaaaaaaaaaaaaatgtaaacggtaaaagttgtattaaaaaaaaaattgggtgaagaattttatttttattgttattttattaaaatattgatTTGAAAATATCACTTTTAATGCTCTTAATTCTTTGTTAGTATGAgactatataattataaatatgggCCGGACTTTTTGACCACATGATCAAACACGAGACATGAGCACGACCTGATACAAAAATATGAGTTTGAGTATGATAAGACATAATATTACAAAATGGCACGACATAATTAATATGCAAAATATATGTGTAAGTATGACACGATAAATCTAAAAATACAACATATAAACacaaataaactaattataatttaaaaaataatcaaatatacgacactttaaaaaatttgataatttaataataatattaaatattttttataaattataatcaattaaaataatagtaaaaattccaattttattattaattataattattttttttatatgattgtgtataattaaaattatataaaatgaaaataaacaaatatatataatttagtaattagatcattaatattaattttaataaaaatgtggaaCACAAATTTGAGCCTCTATAAAAAAATGAGATTGTCTGTTTAAGAAAAAGGGTTGGCACGAGTCTGAGCACgacataaaaatactaaattataTCCTATAAAATTTTCGGCACGGTACAACAGGATTCATATTTTTATGGCCTAGCATGACACAATCATATTATTACAAACTCATCAAAATACCAATTAAGTCCGGCACGACACACATGAATTGATAGCTCTACTTGATACTAGTAATTTTTTCCTCACGAGTCTCTTAGAtgttaattttactattttttttattattatttaaaaaaatttacataatagACCGAAAAATTATGAAACCACGTTCACACAGAAaaactttttagttttattctttgaacatttttatttacaaaaatatttctccagtaaaaattatataccgtttatttatagttgtattaTTATAGTATCATGAGGTTGTTTTATGGTTGGTTttagttgttttataatttatttatagttgtaatgaggttgattttttgttattttttagtttttctttcaCTTTTTGCTAAACAaagtatatttttgtaattaaaaaaattagaccgTAACAttgtaaataaaacataaaagaaaaatattttttaaaaaaatttcctaTTATTTACAAAGAGTTGACTTAATGATGatatatttagttatatatagaaatttaTAACATTCccatttcaaataataataataataataataataaggaataTGAGGAGAAAATTTATAAGTTGACCCGAAGTACCAACACAATGGAATGGCAACAGCTACAGGAATTGGAACGCAAACAAAACATTTTGCTTGACAAAGAAGAGAAATTTTGGAGTCAAAGGAGTAGAGCAATATGGATGAAAGTGGGAGATAAAAATACTAAGTTTTTCTACCACAAGGCTAGCAATCGAAAGGCAAAAAATACAATCAAAGGGCTGGTAGATGACAACTTTAATTGGGTAACAGGGAACCGAAGCATGGGGAAAGTGGCTTGTGACTATTTTATGAATCTATACACATCAAGTCCAGCTACTAATGAGTAATTGCAAGAATTTCAGTGTCTCATTCCTAACCGCATCTCCAGAACTACCAATGAATACCTATTAGAGCCTTTCA
Above is a genomic segment from Cannabis sativa cultivar Pink pepper isolate KNU-18-1 unplaced genomic scaffold, ASM2916894v1 Contig3, whole genome shotgun sequence containing:
- the LOC115710810 gene encoding probable aquaporin NIP5-1; this encodes MPETEIGSPTAASAPATPGTPAPLISSYRIDSLSYDRKSMPRCKCLPVSAPTWGEPHSCLTDFPTPNVSLTRKLGAEFVGTFILIFAATAGPIVNQKYNGAETLIGNAACAGLAVMIVILSTGHISGAHLNPSLTLAFAALRHFPWAHVPGYILAQVSGSICASFLLKAVFHPFMSGGVTVPSTSLGQAFVLEFVITFNLLFVVTAVATDTRAVGELAGIAVGATVMLNILIAGPASGGSMNPVRTLGPAVAAGNYKALWVFLVAPTLGALAGAATYTAVKLRDDEVDALQREVRPVSFRR